A single region of the Aurantiacibacter sp. MUD11 genome encodes:
- a CDS encoding SUF system Fe-S cluster assembly regulator — translation MRLSNLADYAVVTMSAAARHCGGGRTSASELAMETGLPAPTVQKVVSKLTAAGLLRSSRGAGGGLQLARPAAAISLADIVEAVEGPIALTSCVDEARHDCALEGNCAVQPHWPVVNTALRSALAGISLVQLAQIEELA, via the coding sequence TTGCTGACTATGCCGTCGTCACCATGAGTGCGGCTGCCCGCCATTGCGGCGGGGGCCGGACGAGTGCGTCCGAACTGGCGATGGAAACCGGCCTGCCGGCCCCCACCGTGCAGAAGGTGGTCAGCAAGCTGACGGCAGCGGGCCTGCTGCGTTCGTCCCGCGGGGCGGGCGGCGGGCTGCAACTGGCGCGTCCGGCGGCGGCGATCAGCCTCGCCGACATCGTCGAAGCGGTGGAGGGGCCGATCGCGCTCACCTCCTGCGTCGACGAGGCGCGGCACGACTGCGCATTGGAAGGCAATTGCGCGGTGCAGCCGCACTGGCCGGTAGTGAACACAGCGCTGCGCAGCGCACTGGCGGGCATTTCGCTGGTGCAGCTGGCGCAGATCGAGGAATTGGCATGA